The Gammaproteobacteria bacterium genome window below encodes:
- a CDS encoding rhodanese-like domain-containing protein: protein MQEYIEFAGRHTMLFIALAAVVALIIMSELKRATKGFKEVPPSEAVRLINKEDALVLDVREANELGQGSIIDAKHVALSVLPEKLDNLANNKDQPILVFCKMGNRSAQACKLLLKNSYTNVFGLKGGITAWVNDQLPITKK from the coding sequence ATGCAAGAATATATTGAATTCGCCGGGCGGCATACCATGCTATTTATAGCGCTTGCTGCAGTAGTTGCTTTAATTATTATGAGCGAACTAAAGCGCGCCACAAAAGGCTTCAAAGAAGTACCGCCTTCTGAGGCGGTAAGATTGATCAATAAAGAAGATGCCTTGGTATTGGATGTACGAGAAGCTAATGAGCTAGGCCAGGGTAGTATTATAGATGCTAAGCATGTCGCTCTCAGTGTACTGCCTGAAAAATTAGATAACCTTGCAAACAATAAAGACCAACCTATTTTGGTTTTTTGTAAAATGGGCAATCGCTCAGCACAAGCCTGTAAATTATTATTAAAAAATAGCTATACCAATGTATTCGGTTTAAAGGGCGGTATTACCGCCTGGGTGAATGACCAGCTCCCCATTACTAAAAAATGA
- the trmL gene encoding tRNA (uridine(34)/cytosine(34)/5-carboxymethylaminomethyluridine(34)-2'-O)-methyltransferase TrmL: MFNVVLFEPEIPPNTGNIIRLCANMGCDLHLIHPLGFQLDEKKLRRAGLDYHEFASVTEHQSYQTMLDALKPKRIFACSTKGCTNYDVPSFQASDTFIFGPETRGLPDQVLDQYEPSNVLRIPMHVSSRSINLANSVGIILYEAWRQNNFE, encoded by the coding sequence ATGTTTAACGTCGTTCTCTTTGAGCCTGAAATTCCACCGAACACGGGGAATATTATACGGTTATGCGCCAATATGGGCTGTGATCTGCATTTAATTCATCCTTTAGGCTTCCAGCTTGATGAAAAAAAGCTGCGTCGAGCAGGATTGGATTACCATGAATTTGCCAGCGTAACGGAGCATCAAAGTTACCAAACCATGTTGGATGCGCTTAAACCGAAGCGGATTTTCGCATGTTCTACTAAAGGGTGCACAAACTATGATGTCCCAAGCTTTCAAGCCAGCGATACATTTATTTTTGGGCCGGAAACACGAGGTTTGCCCGATCAGGTGCTAGACCAATATGAGCCAAGTAACGTGTTGCGTATACCCATGCATGTATCATCTCGCAGTATTAATTTAGCAAACTCTGTAGGAATTATTCTTTACGAGGCTTGGCGCCAAAATAACTTTGAATAA
- a CDS encoding MarR family transcriptional regulator, whose amino-acid sequence MKDAPIPITELNRIRALHSLNLLDTSPESIYDRATLIAKQAMKVPMACVCFVDTNRVWFKSAQGVEIPEIDRDISICGHAINQTVTDDHASRLFEIADTKTDSRFTDNPLVINAPMVRYYMGYVLQSIEKENLGTLCIMDTSPRTANENDKNLLVELGKMVDERLKEVQLANSLDFDDVAVASSVVYRVFEEMEALLRKKGISLAEWRILDKVAQSNFATPTKISKQLNIAASQISKALELLEAKGFITRIRSVDNGDRRLVKLECNQEGRELWSYGKRLGNQVVGKLGVH is encoded by the coding sequence ATGAAGGATGCGCCAATTCCAATAACCGAATTAAATCGTATAAGAGCGTTACATTCACTAAATTTACTCGATACAAGTCCTGAAAGTATATATGACAGGGCTACACTTATTGCTAAGCAAGCAATGAAAGTACCTATGGCGTGCGTTTGTTTCGTAGATACAAATCGAGTTTGGTTTAAATCTGCTCAAGGGGTAGAAATTCCTGAAATAGACCGAGATATTTCCATTTGCGGCCACGCGATAAACCAGACTGTTACCGATGATCATGCTTCACGATTATTTGAGATTGCCGATACTAAAACTGATTCCCGCTTTACAGATAATCCACTAGTAATAAATGCGCCAATGGTAAGGTATTACATGGGCTATGTTTTACAGTCTATCGAAAAAGAAAATCTTGGTACGCTCTGTATCATGGATACAAGCCCACGCACTGCGAATGAAAATGATAAAAACCTTCTAGTTGAGCTGGGTAAAATGGTTGATGAACGCCTAAAAGAAGTTCAATTAGCAAATAGTCTAGATTTTGATGATGTAGCCGTTGCATCTAGCGTTGTTTATAGAGTTTTTGAAGAGATGGAAGCTCTGTTAAGAAAGAAAGGTATAAGTTTAGCCGAATGGAGAATATTGGATAAAGTAGCTCAATCGAATTTTGCTACCCCTACAAAAATTAGCAAACAACTAAATATCGCAGCTTCACAAATATCAAAAGCACTGGAGCTCCTTGAGGCAAAAGGATTTATTACACGCATACGTAGTGTAGATAATGGTGACCGAAGACTCGTAAAGCTAGAATGTAATCAGGAGGGCCGAGAACTTTGGTCTTATGGGAAACGTTTAGGTAATCAAGTGGTGGGTAAACTAGGAGTACATTGA
- the grxC gene encoding glutaredoxin 3 — MSAPEVTIYTGHRCAYCNAAKKMLDSKGVGYNEINIHEDSAKAEEMVELTKRQTVPQIFIGDTHIGGFDDMAELNSEGKLDDMLNAKG; from the coding sequence ATGAGTGCTCCTGAAGTTACCATTTATACTGGCCACCGTTGTGCATACTGCAATGCGGCAAAAAAAATGCTGGATAGCAAAGGTGTTGGGTATAACGAAATTAACATCCATGAAGATTCAGCCAAGGCTGAGGAAATGGTAGAACTCACTAAGCGTCAAACGGTTCCTCAAATATTTATTGGCGATACACATATTGGTGGTTTCGATGATATGGCTGAGTTAAATAGCGAAGGCAAGCTTGATGACATGCTAAATGCGAAAGGTTAG
- a CDS encoding NAD(P)H-dependent glycerol-3-phosphate dehydrogenase yields MTTAAVLGAGSWGTALAIQLANNGHAVKLWGHDAEHVKALQSDQENKRYLAEKTFPDTLSAEASLANAIQDSDFILSVVPSYAMRETCEKLKPLAETSKFANKFVWASKGFEKKSKMMMHQVVEDVLGNKIQSAVLSGPSFAKEVASSLPTAVSLASSDIEYAKELAAYFHSDNFRVYASDDVIGVELGGTVKNVLAIASGIVDGLGFGANARAALVTRGMAEMMRLGVALKAKPQTLMGLAGMGDLVLTCTDNQSRNRRLGIALAQGKTAKQYMDDLGQAVEGFHAAQVVYEVAKDNNVEMPICNQVWNVLSEKVDLKTAIAQLLGREMKQESS; encoded by the coding sequence ATGACTACCGCTGCAGTATTAGGTGCAGGATCCTGGGGAACTGCGCTAGCCATTCAGTTAGCTAACAATGGTCATGCAGTAAAACTTTGGGGCCATGACGCAGAGCATGTTAAAGCCTTACAGAGTGATCAAGAAAACAAACGCTATCTTGCCGAGAAAACTTTTCCTGATACCTTATCTGCTGAAGCATCGCTCGCTAATGCTATTCAAGACAGCGATTTTATTCTATCTGTTGTCCCTAGTTATGCTATGCGCGAAACCTGTGAGAAATTAAAGCCACTGGCAGAAACCAGTAAGTTTGCCAATAAGTTCGTATGGGCAAGCAAAGGTTTTGAAAAAAAATCCAAAATGATGATGCATCAAGTAGTAGAAGATGTATTAGGAAATAAAATTCAATCAGCCGTGTTATCTGGCCCGTCATTTGCTAAAGAAGTAGCAAGCAGTTTACCTACAGCGGTTTCTCTAGCTTCGAGTGATATTGAATATGCAAAAGAGTTAGCGGCATATTTTCATAGCGATAACTTCCGAGTCTATGCAAGTGACGATGTTATCGGCGTAGAACTAGGTGGCACAGTAAAGAATGTGCTGGCAATTGCATCTGGCATTGTTGATGGCCTAGGATTTGGCGCGAATGCACGTGCGGCTTTAGTAACCCGAGGGATGGCAGAGATGATGCGTTTAGGCGTTGCATTAAAAGCAAAACCACAAACGCTTATGGGTTTGGCTGGGATGGGAGACTTAGTGCTGACCTGTACTGACAATCAATCTCGTAATCGCAGATTAGGCATCGCGTTAGCACAAGGGAAAACCGCTAAGCAATATATGGACGATCTAGGGCAGGCAGTAGAAGGTTTTCATGCTGCACAAGTTGTATATGAAGTTGCCAAAGATAATAATGTAGAAATGCCAATTTGTAATCAAGTGTGGAATGTTTTAAGTGAAAAAGTAGATCTTAAAACAGCCATTGCACAGTTACTGGGTCGCGAGATGAAGCAGGAATCTAGCTAG
- a CDS encoding PDZ domain-containing protein, producing MKFKHPLNIGIIWGVVIGLTLAMAHNVWADKEMASALPLEDLRTFTDVYARIKQDYVTDVDDSDLLKNAIRGMLAGLDPHSSYLDEEQFRELQIGTSGEFGGLGIEVGMENGFVKVIAPIDDTPADRAGVKAGDLIIKLDDKSVKGLTLEEAVKLMRGKKGSDIVLTIVREGEDAPLDLTLTRDVIRVRSVRNRVLEPGYGYVRISNFQSKTTRGLLDALASLKKKNEGNLKGLVLDLRNNPGGVLTGAVGVSDVFLKDNQLIVYTEGRVEDSELKYSASTGDSLKGAPLVVLINQGSASASEIVAGAMQDHERATILGTTSFGKGSVQTILPLNDSTALKLTTARYYTPLGRSIQSEGIVPDILLKIEGASDEENSALSIISESDLEGHLENEHQEANKKAREPKSVVTIPKQTKDDATDYALEEALKVLRTMSGTQQANL from the coding sequence ATGAAATTTAAGCACCCCCTAAACATCGGAATTATCTGGGGAGTGGTAATCGGGCTTACTTTAGCGATGGCGCACAATGTGTGGGCCGATAAAGAAATGGCCTCGGCTTTACCGCTAGAAGACTTGCGTACTTTTACAGATGTCTACGCGCGTATTAAACAGGATTACGTAACCGACGTTGATGATAGCGATTTATTAAAAAATGCAATTCGCGGTATGTTAGCTGGCTTGGATCCGCATTCATCCTACTTGGATGAAGAACAATTTCGTGAACTTCAAATTGGAACCTCTGGAGAATTTGGTGGGCTTGGTATTGAAGTAGGAATGGAAAATGGTTTTGTAAAAGTTATTGCACCTATTGACGATACTCCTGCTGATCGCGCAGGGGTTAAAGCCGGTGATCTAATAATTAAATTAGATGATAAATCTGTAAAAGGTTTGACTCTAGAAGAAGCCGTTAAACTAATGCGCGGCAAAAAGGGCTCGGATATCGTACTTACTATTGTACGTGAAGGTGAAGACGCACCATTAGACCTAACCTTAACGCGAGATGTAATTCGCGTACGTAGCGTCAGAAACCGTGTACTTGAGCCAGGTTATGGTTATGTGCGTATATCCAATTTTCAATCTAAAACCACACGAGGGTTGTTAGATGCACTAGCGAGTTTGAAAAAGAAAAATGAAGGCAATTTAAAAGGTTTGGTTTTAGATTTACGCAATAATCCTGGTGGTGTATTAACCGGTGCGGTTGGTGTTTCAGATGTTTTTCTTAAAGATAATCAATTGATTGTTTACACAGAAGGGCGTGTTGAAGATTCAGAATTAAAATATTCAGCAAGTACAGGTGATTCGTTAAAGGGAGCGCCTTTAGTTGTGTTGATAAATCAGGGTTCGGCTTCGGCATCAGAAATTGTTGCGGGCGCTATGCAAGACCATGAACGTGCAACTATTTTAGGAACCACTTCATTTGGCAAGGGTTCGGTGCAAACAATTTTGCCATTGAATGACAGCACGGCGTTGAAGCTAACTACTGCCAGGTACTACACACCTTTAGGCAGATCGATTCAGAGCGAAGGAATTGTTCCAGATATTTTGTTAAAAATAGAAGGTGCCTCTGATGAAGAAAACTCTGCACTCAGTATTATTTCTGAGTCTGATTTAGAAGGCCATTTGGAAAATGAACACCAAGAGGCTAATAAAAAAGCAAGAGAACCAAAATCGGTAGTGACAATCCCCAAGCAAACCAAGGATGATGCGACGGACTATGCTTTAGAAGAAGCACTAAAAGTTTTAAGAACCATGTCGGGCACACAACAAGCAAATCTCTAA
- a CDS encoding prepilin-type N-terminal cleavage/methylation domain-containing protein has protein sequence MQKHESAFTLIELMITITVAAVVLTLGVPGFGRVIERNQLSAYTNQLVSSLHFARSEAVRRNQSIKVCHSDNSTDCNGSGYENSWIIFIDDDGDDVVDAGEELIRVNENLPSNYTFNVNGGMDSFSFNAKGRSDNQGTFVLCKNSDLTKARAIIIGPGGRTRLAPLNSSGVPEQSLGTPVASC, from the coding sequence ATGCAAAAACACGAATCTGCTTTTACATTAATTGAACTCATGATCACGATAACCGTGGCGGCTGTTGTATTGACGCTGGGCGTGCCTGGCTTTGGGCGTGTCATCGAACGCAATCAACTCAGTGCATATACCAATCAGTTAGTCTCATCTCTGCATTTTGCTAGAAGTGAAGCAGTACGTAGAAATCAATCAATAAAAGTTTGTCATAGCGACAATTCTACTGATTGTAATGGATCAGGATATGAAAATAGTTGGATCATATTTATAGACGACGATGGTGATGATGTTGTTGATGCAGGAGAAGAACTGATACGTGTAAATGAAAATTTACCATCTAACTATACATTTAATGTTAATGGTGGGATGGACTCATTTAGTTTTAATGCAAAAGGCAGGTCTGATAATCAAGGTACTTTTGTGCTTTGTAAAAACAGTGATTTAACAAAAGCACGCGCCATTATTATTGGGCCTGGGGGGCGCACAAGACTGGCGCCATTAAATTCTAGTGGGGTGCCTGAACAAAGTCTCGGCACCCCGGTAGCGAGTTGTTAA
- the secB gene encoding protein-export chaperone SecB has translation MADKPAQKFEIQKLYVKDLSFETPNSPKIFTEKWNPKTDVHIQTENDKIDENIFEVVITVTVTAIHEETTAFLVEIKQAGIFFLENFPEDQHKQLLGSYCPNILFPFAREAVAELVAKGGFPQLLLNPVNFDALYQQHLSAVKEQKDNPEQIKH, from the coding sequence ATGGCTGATAAACCTGCTCAAAAATTTGAAATCCAAAAATTATACGTAAAAGACCTTTCCTTCGAGACACCAAATTCACCTAAGATCTTTACTGAAAAATGGAATCCTAAAACGGATGTCCATATTCAAACTGAGAATGACAAAATAGACGAAAATATATTTGAGGTCGTCATCACCGTGACAGTAACCGCTATTCACGAAGAGACTACGGCATTTCTAGTTGAAATTAAGCAAGCAGGAATATTTTTTTTAGAAAACTTTCCTGAAGATCAGCATAAACAATTATTAGGTAGTTATTGCCCTAATATACTTTTCCCATTCGCGCGTGAAGCCGTTGCCGAATTGGTCGCCAAAGGCGGCTTCCCACAATTGTTATTAAACCCAGTTAACTTTGATGCGCTGTACCAACAGCATTTATCTGCAGTTAAAGAACAAAAAGACAACCCTGAACAGATCAAGCATTAA
- a CDS encoding metalloregulator ArsR/SmtB family transcription factor, producing MSIGAEELISREEDIEQASRSLKAMSHPLRLKILCVLGDREVSVQDIVYNVGTSQSNISQHLAILRDKGILASRKDANRVFYRVGDERTLSLINMMQQVFCSAH from the coding sequence ATGAGCATAGGCGCAGAAGAACTCATCTCTAGAGAAGAAGACATAGAACAGGCGTCACGATCTCTAAAAGCCATGTCGCATCCTTTACGTTTAAAAATTCTTTGTGTGTTGGGTGACCGAGAAGTCAGCGTACAAGATATTGTCTATAATGTCGGCACCTCTCAAAGTAATATCTCTCAGCATCTCGCCATTCTACGTGATAAAGGTATTTTAGCCTCTCGCAAAGATGCTAATCGTGTATTTTATCGTGTTGGTGATGAACGCACACTCAGTTTAATTAATATGATGCAACAAGTATTCTGCTCAGCGCATTAG
- the pilV gene encoding type IV pilus modification protein PilV — translation MNKKAQGFTLMEVLVALAVLSIGLLGMAGMQLFSMKSSHNAYLQSQASYFAYDLIDKMRANPIGFGNGNYDSAYTSIPGSPPNCQSTTATCSPTQLASFELAQWKCALGNYENDSSCTGTLDMTSVLPNGDGKIERNGDDVTVTVQWQAGANPEEIMIMAEL, via the coding sequence ATGAATAAAAAAGCTCAGGGGTTTACGTTAATGGAAGTGTTAGTTGCACTTGCAGTACTATCTATTGGCTTGCTTGGTATGGCGGGCATGCAATTGTTCAGTATGAAAAGTAGCCATAACGCTTATCTCCAATCACAAGCCAGTTATTTTGCATATGATTTGATAGATAAAATGCGTGCTAATCCTATCGGATTTGGTAATGGTAATTACGATAGCGCTTATACAAGTATTCCCGGTAGTCCTCCAAATTGCCAGTCTACAACTGCGACGTGTTCGCCTACACAGCTTGCTTCATTTGAACTTGCTCAATGGAAGTGTGCACTAGGGAATTATGAAAACGATTCGTCCTGTACCGGTACGTTGGACATGACATCGGTGCTTCCAAACGGCGATGGTAAAATTGAGAGAAACGGTGACGATGTAACGGTTACAGTTCAATGGCAGGCAGGCGCAAACCCTGAAGAAATTATGATTATGGCTGAGTTATGA
- a CDS encoding dihydroorotate dehydrogenase, with protein MTNKKLYLEFCGLKLNSPLVLLSGCVGFGEEYTRIEGFSNTDVGAVCLKGTTGEQRFGNAPHRITETPEGMLNAIGLQNPGVDYVVNDILPKLDFSETRFIANVSGSTIEEYIEVTQKFDDSPIDAIEINISCPNVKEGGVAFGNDPDMSARVVAACRSVTKKPIITKLSPNQTNIQLNAKLCIEAGSDAFAVINTVMGMAIDIHKKQPIIHNNQGGLSGPAIKPIALLKVHEVHRVCKPHNIPIIGQGGVVNATDAIEFLLAGATTVGVGTGLFYDPLCCTKINKGIIEYLEQNNHQHVNEIIGCLQVHSN; from the coding sequence ATGACTAATAAAAAATTATATCTGGAGTTTTGCGGATTAAAGCTAAACTCACCTTTAGTTTTACTGTCTGGATGTGTGGGATTTGGTGAAGAATATACACGTATTGAAGGATTCTCCAACACCGATGTAGGTGCAGTCTGTTTAAAGGGCACTACAGGTGAGCAGCGTTTTGGCAATGCACCACACCGCATTACCGAAACTCCTGAAGGTATGCTCAACGCCATTGGCTTACAAAACCCTGGGGTGGATTATGTCGTTAACGACATATTACCTAAACTCGATTTTTCCGAAACACGCTTCATTGCCAATGTATCTGGCTCAACCATTGAAGAATATATTGAAGTCACACAAAAATTTGATGACTCACCGATTGATGCCATTGAAATAAATATTTCATGCCCAAACGTAAAAGAGGGCGGTGTCGCCTTTGGTAATGACCCAGATATGTCTGCACGCGTAGTTGCTGCTTGTAGATCAGTAACCAAAAAACCAATTATCACCAAGCTATCGCCTAACCAAACAAATATACAGCTCAATGCCAAACTTTGCATTGAGGCGGGAAGTGATGCCTTTGCAGTTATCAACACCGTGATGGGTATGGCGATTGATATTCACAAGAAGCAGCCCATCATTCACAACAACCAAGGCGGCTTATCTGGACCTGCCATTAAACCGATTGCATTATTAAAAGTGCATGAGGTGCATCGAGTATGCAAACCTCACAATATTCCCATCATTGGTCAAGGTGGGGTAGTAAATGCAACGGATGCTATCGAGTTTTTATTAGCAGGTGCTACAACGGTAGGTGTAGGTACAGGTCTTTTCTACGACCCTTTATGTTGTACTAAAATTAACAAAGGCATTATTGAATATCTGGAACAAAACAACCATCAACATGTAAATGAAATAATCGGATGCTTGCAAGTTCACTCGAATTAA
- a CDS encoding peptidoglycan DD-metalloendopeptidase family protein has protein sequence MLQTRAFQMIRAISFVLIFLVCMASMGAAFAELTKQETEKKLVKVQEKIRNSQQKLEQKRGELGGLEKQLRESEQNIGKLNQQLTVTETNLKQSQEKIAKLQAEEKQLQKQLSKHHNILYAQIRSEYQYGGQQKLKLLLNQQNPEKLGRNLIYYDYLHRARLSEIDKATKVLQSVNEVQAKILQVEEVAKQAKLSLLNEKQSLEQAQKQRKTAISSLNSNVSSEKGKLENLESNEKQLKGLIESLRSALADIPVFEKGKNFSKSQGKLYWPAVGKPSNKFGQKRNSARSKLYWQGVFIPSTEGNNVRSIYHGRVAFAEWMRGLGLLIIVDHGDGYMSLYGHNQSLFKQVGEWVEAGEKVAAVGNSGGNNKPGLYFEIRKQGSPINPAKWCVKSAASRSPASG, from the coding sequence ATGTTGCAAACACGAGCTTTCCAAATGATTAGAGCAATATCCTTCGTGCTGATTTTCTTAGTGTGTATGGCTTCGATGGGAGCTGCATTTGCAGAACTTACTAAACAAGAGACAGAAAAAAAGCTCGTCAAGGTTCAGGAGAAAATTCGCAATTCACAACAAAAACTAGAACAGAAACGTGGCGAACTTGGTGGGTTAGAAAAACAGCTGCGTGAATCTGAGCAAAATATCGGAAAGTTAAACCAGCAACTTACGGTAACCGAAACAAACCTTAAACAGAGTCAAGAAAAAATAGCAAAGTTGCAAGCAGAGGAAAAACAATTGCAAAAGCAATTGTCCAAACATCACAACATCTTATATGCGCAGATTCGTTCAGAGTATCAATACGGTGGCCAACAAAAACTTAAATTGTTATTGAATCAACAGAATCCTGAAAAGCTGGGGCGCAATCTTATTTATTACGACTATCTGCATCGCGCGCGTCTGAGTGAAATTGATAAAGCTACAAAGGTATTGCAGTCTGTTAACGAAGTTCAGGCCAAGATTCTACAAGTAGAAGAAGTTGCTAAACAAGCCAAGCTGAGTTTATTGAATGAGAAACAATCGCTGGAACAGGCGCAAAAACAGCGTAAAACAGCAATTAGTTCGTTAAATAGTAATGTTTCATCAGAAAAGGGAAAGCTCGAAAATCTAGAAAGTAATGAAAAACAACTTAAAGGATTAATTGAAAGTCTTCGTTCCGCTCTGGCGGATATTCCGGTTTTTGAAAAAGGTAAAAACTTTAGTAAATCACAAGGTAAGTTGTACTGGCCAGCAGTGGGCAAACCCAGTAATAAATTTGGACAGAAACGTAATTCAGCACGTAGCAAATTATATTGGCAGGGTGTATTTATCCCAAGCACAGAAGGCAATAATGTGCGCAGTATTTATCATGGTAGAGTTGCTTTTGCAGAATGGATGCGCGGGCTAGGGTTGCTCATTATTGTGGATCATGGCGATGGTTATATGAGTCTTTATGGCCACAATCAGAGTTTATTTAAGCAAGTTGGTGAATGGGTTGAAGCAGGAGAAAAAGTGGCTGCCGTAGGTAATAGCGGTGGGAACAATAAGCCAGGCCTTTATTTCGAAATTCGTAAGCAGGGAAGCCCAATCAATCCGGCAAAATGGTGTGTCAAATCAGCTGCATCCAGAAGTCCAGCATCGGGTTGA
- a CDS encoding DJ-1 family protein has product MAKVLVPLAQGCEELEAVTIIDLLRRADVQVTTASLDGKPIVASRGTKLLADTMLDQVIDEEFDMVVLPGGLPGADNLNKDERIHKILKNAVDKDHYIAAICAAPIVLASAGLLNNRKATAYPGVLEALENDAIEITASAVQIDGKILTSRGPGTAMDFTLEIITCLLGDEKRNQVELALQRVA; this is encoded by the coding sequence ATGGCAAAAGTACTCGTCCCTCTCGCCCAAGGCTGTGAAGAACTAGAAGCCGTCACCATTATAGATCTGTTACGTCGTGCAGATGTGCAGGTAACCACGGCCAGCTTAGATGGAAAACCTATTGTTGCTTCGCGCGGCACAAAACTTCTTGCAGATACTATGCTAGATCAAGTTATCGATGAGGAATTCGATATGGTAGTGCTACCGGGTGGTTTGCCGGGCGCAGATAACTTAAATAAAGATGAACGCATTCATAAAATTTTAAAAAATGCTGTTGATAAAGATCACTACATTGCTGCAATTTGCGCAGCCCCAATTGTTTTAGCTAGTGCAGGCTTGTTGAATAATAGAAAAGCTACTGCATATCCAGGTGTATTAGAAGCACTAGAAAATGATGCTATTGAAATTACAGCCTCAGCAGTACAAATAGATGGTAAGATTTTAACTTCTCGTGGACCTGGCACTGCAATGGATTTTACGCTGGAAATTATCACTTGTTTGTTAGGCGATGAAAAACGCAATCAAGTTGAACTTGCATTACAGCGAGTCGCGTAA